From one Humulus lupulus chromosome 8, drHumLupu1.1, whole genome shotgun sequence genomic stretch:
- the LOC133794378 gene encoding mitochondrial-processing peptidase subunit alpha-like: MYRTAASRLRSLKGRVGSSGAARYATASGVATRPTSGGFFSWLTGERSGSLPPLEIPLAGVNLPPPVPDYVEPSKTKITTLSNGVKIASETSTNPAASIGLYLDCGSTYETSETCGASHLLERMAFKSTTNRSHLRIVREVESIGGNIGASASREQMGYTFDALKTYVPEMVELLVDSVRNPVFLDWEVNEELRKVRAEIAELSNNPQGLLLEAIQSAGYSGALSNSLLASETALNRLDGSILERFVAENYTAPRMVLAASGVDHEELISLAEPLLSDLPSVPHPEEPKSVYVGGDYRRHADSWTTHVALAFEVPGGWRQEKQAILLTVLQLLMGGGGSFSAGGPGKGMHSRLYLRVLNEYRQMQSFSAFNSIFNNSGLFGIYASTGSDFASKAVDIAVTELHSIATPGQVTQVQLNRAKESTKSAVLMNLESRMIASEDIGRQVLTYGERKPVDHFLKTVDEISLKDITNIAQKIISSPLTMASYGDVVNVPSYESVSCKFNAR; the protein is encoded by the exons ATGTATAGAACTGCAGCTTCACGACTTAGGTCTCTCAAG GGTCGTGTGGGGAGTTCAGGTGCTGCCAGGTATGCCACCGCAAGTGGGGTTGCCACAAGACCAACCTCAGGGGGTTTCTTTAGTTGGTTAACTGGGGAACGTTCAGGTTCTCTTCCTCCTCTTGAAATCCCACTTGCAGGCGTAAACTTGCCACCTCCAGTACCCGATTATGTTGAACCAAGCAAGACCAAAATTACAACTCTTTCTAATGGTGTCAAAATAGCGTCAGAAACATCAACG AACCCTGCAGCTTCCATTGGTTTGTATCTTGACTGTGGTTCCACATATGAGACTTCGGAAACATGCGGCGCTTCACATTTGCTGGAGCGAATGGCCTTTAAAAGTACAACTAACCGTAGCCACTTGCGGATTGTGAGAGAAGTGGAATCAATCGGCGGAAACATTGGAGCTTCAGCCTCTAGGGAGCAAATGGGATACACATTTGATGCTCTAAAGACCTATGTACCTGAGATGGTAGAATTGCTTGTTGACTCTGTGAGAAATCCTGTCTTCTTAGATTGGGAAGTCAATGAGGAG CTGCGAAAAGTGAGAGCTGAGATTGCAGAATTGTCTAATAATCCTCAAGGGTTACTTTTGGAGGCAATTCAGTCGGCTGGTTATTCTGGTGCATTGTCAAATTCTCTTTTGGCTTCTGAAACCGCACTGAACAGATTGGACGGAAGTATACTGGAGAGATTTGTTGCT GAAAATTACACTGCTCCTAGGATGGTTCTTGCAGCATCTGGGGTTGATCATGAGGAGTTGATATCCCTAGCAGAGCCACTTCTTTCGGACCTACCTAGTGTTCCCCATCCTGAAGAGCCCAAGTCTGTGTATGTTGGAGGAGATTATCGTCGTCACGCTGATTCATGG ACCACACATGTTGCTCTTGCTTTTGAAGTCCCCGGTGGCTGGCGTCAAGAAAAGCAAGCTATCCTTCTGACTGTTCTTCAG TTGCTTATGGGGGGAGGTGGTTCATTCTCTGCAGGGGGTCCTGGAAAGGGGATGCATTCAAGACTAT ATCTCCGTGTCTTAAATGAATACCGACAGATGCAGTCCTTTTCTGCATTCAACAGCATCTTCAATAATTCTGGTCTATTTGGCATTTATGCTAGCACT GGATCTGATTTTGCCTCAAAAGCTGTTGATATTGCTGTAACAGAATTACATTCAATTGCAACACCTGGACAAG TTACTCAAGTACAGCTTAATCGTGCTAAAGAATCCACAAAATCTGCAGTTTTAATGAATCTGGAATCTAGA ATGATTGCGTCAGAAGATATCGGTAGGCAGGTTTTGACGTATGGAGAGAG GAAACCCGTGGATCATTTCTTAAAGACAGTGGACGAAATTAGTCTGAAGGACATTACTAACATTGCCCAGAAGATTATTTCTTCACCTCTAACCATGGCATCTTATGGGGATG TTGTTAATGTCCCTAGCTACGAATCTGTGAGCTGCAAGTTTAATGCACGGTGA
- the LOC133794380 gene encoding ATP-dependent 6-phosphofructokinase 3-like produces MDLISSSNSLSTPRFRCFDPTNSYPEHTTNHKHYIRTFSNSHSNSHSHSNSASEMGLLTDSDPKIVTGDAGYVLEDVPHLSDYLPRLPTHPNPLQDNPSYSVVKQYFVNDDDTVAHKIVVQKNGPRGTHFRRAGPRQKVYFESDEVHACIVTCGGLCPGLNTVIREIVCGLYHMYGVHRILGIEGGYKGFYARNTIPLTPKVVNDIHKRGGTILGTSRGGHDKSKIVDSIQDRGINQVYIIGGDGTQKGASVIFEEIRRRGLKVAVAGIPKTIDNDIPVIDKSFGFDTAVEEAQRAINAAHVEAESFENGIGVVKLMGRHSGFIAMYATLASRDVDCCLIPESPFYLEGAGGLFQYIEKRLKENGHMVIVVAEGAGQENLSESTRSINQQDASGNKLLQDVGLWLTQKIKDHFSMRQKIIINLKYIDPTYMIRAVPSNASDNISCTLLAQSAVHGAMAGYTGFTVGPVNGRHAFIPFHRVNEGQNKVVITDRMWARLLSSTHQPSFLNLADNFEDDKENETQIHAENGGSEASSDHGQVKA; encoded by the exons ATGGACTTGATATCTAGCTCTAATTCTCTTTCAACACCCAGATTCAGGTGCTTCGATCCTACGAACTCTTACCCTGAACACACCACTAATCACAAACATTACATCCGAACCTTTTCAAACTCCCATTCCAATTCCCATTCCCACTCCAACTCCGCTTCTGAAATGGGACTTTTAACCGACTCTGACCCTAAAATCGTCACCGGTGACGCCGGCTACGTTCTCGAAGATGTTCCCCACCTATCTGATTACCTCCCTCGCCTCCCT ACTCATCCAAATCCGTTGCAAGATAATCCTTCCTACTCAGTGGTCAA GCAATATTTCGTTAATGATGATGATACGGTGGCCCACAAG ATTGTTGTCCAGAAGAACGGTCCACGGGGGACCCACTTTCGACGAGCTGGGCCTCGTCAAAAG GTGTATTTTGAATCAGATGAAGTGCACGCTTGTATTGTCACGTGTGGTGGTCTGTGCCCTGGTCTAAACACAGTGATCAGGGAGATAGTATGTGGCTTATACCACATGTATGGAGTACACAGAATTCTTGGCATAGAG GGAGGATATAAAGGCTTCTACGCTAGAAACACAATCCCTTTGACCCCAAAAGTTGTCAATGACATTCATAAACGTGGTGGCACCATTCTTGGAACATCTCGTGGAGGTCATGACAAATCAAAAATAGTTGACAGCATTCAAGATCGAGGCATCAATCAG GTTTACATAATTGGAGGAGATGGAACTCAGAAGGGGGCTTCTGTGATTTTTGAG GAAATCAGGAGGCGTGGCCTGAAAGTGGCGGTGGCCGGAATTCCAAAGACCATAGATAATGATATTCCG GTTATAGATAAGTCCTTTGGTTTTGACACTGCCGTTGAGGAAGCTCAAAGAGCTATCAACGCAGCTCATGTTGAGGCTGAAAGCTTCGAGAATGGTATTGGTGTTGTCAAGTTGATGGGGCGCCATAGTG GATTCATAGCTATGTATGCTACTCTTGCAAGCCGAGATGTGGATTGCTGCCTGATACCAGAGTCCCCATTTTACCTTGAAGGAGCCGGAGGACTATTCCAATACATTGAAAAGAGACTTAAAGAGAATGGACACATGGTAATAGTGGTGGCTGAAGGTGCAGGACAAGAAAATCTTTCTGAGAGTACGCGCAGTATTAACCAGCAAGATGCTTCTGGAAATAAACTACTTCAAGATGTTGGCCTGTGGTTAACCCAGAAAATCAAG GACCACTTCTCAATGCGGCAAAAGATTATTATAAATCTTAAATATATAG ATCCCACTTACATGATCCGGGCGGTTCCAAGCAACGCATCTGATAACATTTCCTGCACACTCCTCGCTCAGAGTGCCGTTCATGGTGCAATGGCAGGGTATACTGGTTTCACAGTTGGCCCTGTTAATGGAAGACATGCTTTCATACCCTTCCAT CGGGTTAATGAGGGACAAAACAAGGTCGTAATAACTGACAGAATGTGGGCAAGACTACTCTCTTCAACCCATCAGCCAAGTTTTCTGAATCTTGCAGACAATTTTGAAGATGATAAGGAAAATGAAACACAAATCCATGCTGAAAATGGGGGAAGCGAGGCAAGCAGTGACCATGGTCAAGTCAAGGCTTaa
- the LOC133794379 gene encoding uncharacterized protein LOC133794379: MQVLDMRALRAVSIHKHLLTHYNRKLTSNPFHIYSHYSSFSRQLHRRFGSQASGLSFEVPNGENDSKPERKPSKVWTVYEPLSGRLVTEKVQNGSGEEESEGESEKSLSSSEDGVEELLEQRTYGSVKNAKSGGIEKINLRGIVGHKKKKKNKICWVCSSCGYTDGQWWGMCRSCDAQGTMTEFSEGDAFAGGAEIHGLGMTEKTGSWLPKSEDQVLPMRLKDVKRGISHPGWRISLPGLLGEEVSMVLGGGLVPGSLVLVGGDPGIGKSTLILQIAALIAEGGELGRAAPVLYVSGEESVDQIGNRADRMGIGTEELFLYSSTDIQDIVNKAQLLSPRALIIDSIQTVYLSDVTGSAGGLTQVKECTSALLRYAKKTNVPVILIGHVTKSGEIAGPRVLEHIVDVVLYLEGEKCSSHRLLRSVKNRFGSIDELGVFEMSQLGLQAVLNPSEMFLSEEYSGSDVLAGLAVAVTMDGSRSFLVEIQALCVSGSSTISRQVNGINGSRADMIISVLVKQAGLRLQQNAIFLNVVSGIVLTETAGDLAIAAAICSSFLEFPIPNNIAFIGEIGLGGELRTVPRMDKRIHTVAKLGYKKCVIPKSAEKSIGPSAYEGMEIVACRNLKEVINSVFLTR; this comes from the exons ATGCAAGTTTTGGACATGAGAGCCCTCCGAGCAGTCTCTATCCACAAACATCTTCTCACTCACTACAATCGCAAATTAACTTCTAACCCATTTCATATCTATTCACACTACTCCAGTTTTTCCCGCCAACTCCACCGTCGTTTCGGCTCCCAAGCGTCGGGCCTCAGTTTTGAAGTTCCAAACGGCGAAAACGATTCGAAACCAGAAAGGAAGCCTTCCAAAGTTTGGACAGTTTACGAGCCTCTATCGGGTAGGCTCGTTACGGAGAAAGTTCAAAATGGCAGCGGTGAAGAAGAGTCGGAAGGTGAATCCGAAAAGTCTTTATCGAGTTCGGAAGATGGGGTTGAGGAGTTATTGGAGCAGAGGACTTATGGGTCTGTGAAAAACGCGAAGTCGGGAGGTATTGAAAAGATTAATTTGAGGGGCATTGTGGGgcacaagaagaagaagaagaacaagatTTGCTGGGTGTGTTCGAGTTGTGGATATACAGATGGGCAGTGGTGGGGTATGTGCCGGTCATGTGATGCTCAAGGCACGATGACGGAGTTTTCTGAAGGTGATGCCTTTGCCGGTGGTGCTGAGATTCATGGGTTGGGGATGACAGAGAAAACTGGGTCTTGGCTACCAAAGTCGGAGGATCAAGTGCTTCCTATGCGGCTTAAGGATGTGAAACGTGGTATTAGTCATCCAGGTTGGCGGATATCTTT GCCTGGACTTTTAGGCGAAGAAGTTTCTATGGTTCTTGGTGGTGGTCTTGTACCAG GTTCTTTGGTTTTGGTGGGTGGTGACCCTGGTATTGGCAAGAGCACTCTCATCTTGCAG ATTGCTGCCTTAATAGCTGAAGGGGGAGAGCTTGGCCGAGCTGCCCCAGTTCTATATGTCTCTGGTGAAGAG AGTGTGGATCAAATTGGAAACAGGGCTGACCGTATGGGGATTGGAACTGAAGAACTTTTCTTGTATTCTAGTACTGATATTCAG GACATAGTGAATAAAGCTCAGCTTCTTTCACCCCGGGCATTGATTATTGACTCAATTCAAACAGTTTATTTAAGCGATGTGACTGGAAGTGCTGGAGGTTTAACACAG GTAAAGGAATGCACATCAGCCTTGCTCCGGTATGCGAAGAAGACTAATGTACCCGTTATTTTG ATTGGGCATGTAACAAAATCTGGAGAAATAGCTGGACCTCGTGTTTTGGAGCATATTGTAGATGTTGTTCTATATTTGGAA GGGGAGAAGTGTTCATCTCATCGTTTACTTCGATCTGTGAAGAATCGTTTTGGATCCATTGACGAG CTTGGAGTATTTGAAATGTCACAATTAGGATTGCAAGCAGTTTTAAATCCCAGTGAGATGTTTTTAAGTGAGGAGTATTCAGGCTCAGATGTTTTAGCAGGTTTGGCTGTTGCTGTTACTATGGATGGATCTCGAAGTTTTCTTGTAGAGATTCAG GCGTTATGTGTATCTGGTAGTTCAACAATTTCACGGCAGGTTAATGGGATAAATGGAAGCAGAGCTGATATGATTATATCA GTTCTTGTGAAGCAAGCTGGACTTAGGCTCCAACAGAAT GCCATTTTCTTAAATGTTGTGAGTGGGATAGTGCTGACAGAGACAGCAGGGGATCTTGCTATAGCAGCAGCAATATGTAGCAG TTTCTTGGAGTTCCCTATTCCTAATAATATAGCATTCATAGGCGAAATTGGCCTCGGTGGCGAGCTTCGAACA GTTCCAAGAATGGATAAAAGAATACATACGGTGGCAAAACTGGGTTACAAAAAGTGTGTAATACCAAAATCAGCGGAGAAATCTATAGGACCTTCAGCGTACGAGGGAATGGAAATCGTAGCTTGCAGGAATCTCAAAGAGGTTATCAACAGTGTCTTTTTGACCCGTTGA
- the LOC133794381 gene encoding protein CHUP1, chloroplastic isoform X1 has translation MKLKEKGDMKPLMLKFGLALALSFAGFIYSRLRTRRIKPALPPPPSPRSLGKAGRDKFHSKATRPNSYGLVSVTSEKYEESYMQKSLAEISHSTKLSGDRDGFVLPQFYEIEKDFNSATATAGISPDGDVNSTSSELETPKAFITLEKGEYEQEISHLQNMVIILRERERNLEVQLLEYYGLKEQETTVMELQNRLKINNMEAKLFNLKIESLLAENQRLEAQVAGQAKVMAELEAARAKIKLLKKKLRYEAEQNREQILKLQRSVAKMQDEEYKTFSSNTDAELHLKRLKDLEDEAEELRKSNLALRLENSELARRLESTQIIANSVLEDPETDALKEESERLRQGNKELQQEIEQLKADRCTDIEELVYLRWINACLRYELRNYQPTAGKTGAKDLSRTLSPKSEEKAKQLILDYANTEGIGEKTINLMDFDSDQWSSSQASFTDSIELDESSFDNTAAAKTNFSKKKKFFTKLRKLVMGKDSSHHNNHVSSADKFESVEESDSNALTRAYGAVENNNRYRTPTPNLSRHSLDLHKLKSQKKEQDVDIERVQRKSDGGSSYVYKSFLLGGEVDLDLTARDQTDKHSDNSTDKSELVKYAEALKRARYGTRKSHRRSSSYSSL, from the exons ATGAAATTGAAAGAGAAAGGTGATATGAAGCCTCTTATGCTGAAATTTGGGTTGGCTTTGGCTCTTTCCTTTGCTGGTTTTATATATTCTCGCTTAAGAACCAGAAGGATCAAGCCAGCCCTGCCTCCTCCACCCTCGCCACGCTCCTTAG GAAAAGCTGGACGAGATAAGTTTCATTCGAAGGCAACAAGACCCAATTCTTATGGACTTGTTTCTGTTACATCGGAGAAATAt GAGGAGTCTTACATGCAGAAATCTCTGGCTGAAATCTCTCATAGTACTAAACTTAGTGGAGACAGAGATGGGTTCGTCCTGCCACAATTTTATGAAATTGAAAAAGATTTTAATTCTGCTACTGCCACAGCTGGGATTTCTCCAGATGGGGATGTTAATAGTACTAGTTCAGAGCTAGAAACTCCGAAAGCGTTTATTACTTTAGAGAAGGGTGAATATGAGCAAGAGATCAGCCACCTTCAAAATATGGTTATAATTCTTAGAGAGAGGGAGAGGAATCTTGAAGTCCAGTTGCTCGAGTATTATGGCCTTAAAGAGCAGGAGACCACAGTCATGGAGCTCCAAAATCGACTAAAGATAAACAACATGGAGGCTAAGCTTTTTAATCTTAAGATTGAGTCTTTACTGGCAGAGAACCAAAGACTAGAGGCGCAGGTGGCTGGTCAAGCTAAAGTAATGGCAGAACTTGAGGCTGCAAGAGCAAAAATCAAGCTGCTCAAGAAGAAACTCAGATATGAAGCTGAACAGAATAGGGAACAGATCTTAAAACTTCAGCGAAGTGTTGCGAAGATGCAAGACGAGGAATACAAGACTTTTTCGAGTAATACAGATGCTGAATTGCACCTGAAAAGGCTGAAGGATTTGGAGGATGAAGCTGAAGAGCTGAGGAAATCTAATTTGGCATTGCGGCTAGAAAATTCTGAACTGGCTCGGAGGTTGGAGTCTACTCAGATCATTGCAAACTCTGTTCTGGAAGATCCTGAG ACCGATGCATTGAAAGAAGAGAGTGAGCGATTGAGACAAGGAAACAAAGAATTGCAGCAGGAAATTGAGCAACTTAAAGCAGATAGGTGTACTGATATTGAAGAGTTAGTTTACCTCCGATGGATTAATGCTTGTTTAAGATACGAGCTGCGAAATTATCAGCCTACAGCTGGTAAAACCGGGGCTAAGGACCTCAGCAGAACATTAAGTCCAAAATCTGAGGAGAAAGCCAAGCAGCTAATATTGGACTATGCAAATACTGAGGGGATAGGGGAAAAGACTATCAACCTTATGGATTTTGATTCTGACCAATGGTCATCCTCCCAGGCTTCCTTTACAGACTCCATTGAGCTAGATGAATCGTCTTTCGATAACACAGCTGCAGCCAAAACCAACTTTTCTAAGAAGAAGAAATTTTTCACCAAGCTCAGGAAACTTGTGATGGGGAAAGACAGTAGCCATCATAATAACCACGTTTCGTCAGCAGATAAATTTGAGTCTGTAGAAGAGAGCGATTCAAATGCATTAACAAGAGCTTATGGAGCTGTGGAGAACAATAACAGATATAGAACTCCGACTCCCAATTTATCCAGACATTCTTTGGATTTGCACAAATTAAAAAGTCAGAAGAAAGAACAAGATGTGGATATAGAAAGGGTGCAGAGAAAGAGTGATGGGGGGTCTTCTTATGTGTACAAGAGCTTTCTTTTGGGTGGGGAAGTTGATTTAGATTTAACAGCCAGAGATCAAACTGACAAGCACTCAGATAATTCCACTGATAAATCTGAGTTGGTGAAATATGCAGAAGCTTTGAAGAGGGCTCGTTATGGAACTCGCAAGTCACATCGAAGATCATCATCTTATAGTTCTTTATGA
- the LOC133794381 gene encoding protein CHUP1, chloroplastic isoform X2, whose translation MKLKEKGDMKPLMLKFGLALALSFAGFIYSRLRTRRIKPALPPPPSPRSGKAGRDKFHSKATRPNSYGLVSVTSEKYEESYMQKSLAEISHSTKLSGDRDGFVLPQFYEIEKDFNSATATAGISPDGDVNSTSSELETPKAFITLEKGEYEQEISHLQNMVIILRERERNLEVQLLEYYGLKEQETTVMELQNRLKINNMEAKLFNLKIESLLAENQRLEAQVAGQAKVMAELEAARAKIKLLKKKLRYEAEQNREQILKLQRSVAKMQDEEYKTFSSNTDAELHLKRLKDLEDEAEELRKSNLALRLENSELARRLESTQIIANSVLEDPETDALKEESERLRQGNKELQQEIEQLKADRCTDIEELVYLRWINACLRYELRNYQPTAGKTGAKDLSRTLSPKSEEKAKQLILDYANTEGIGEKTINLMDFDSDQWSSSQASFTDSIELDESSFDNTAAAKTNFSKKKKFFTKLRKLVMGKDSSHHNNHVSSADKFESVEESDSNALTRAYGAVENNNRYRTPTPNLSRHSLDLHKLKSQKKEQDVDIERVQRKSDGGSSYVYKSFLLGGEVDLDLTARDQTDKHSDNSTDKSELVKYAEALKRARYGTRKSHRRSSSYSSL comes from the exons ATGAAATTGAAAGAGAAAGGTGATATGAAGCCTCTTATGCTGAAATTTGGGTTGGCTTTGGCTCTTTCCTTTGCTGGTTTTATATATTCTCGCTTAAGAACCAGAAGGATCAAGCCAGCCCTGCCTCCTCCACCCTCGCCACGC TCAGGAAAAGCTGGACGAGATAAGTTTCATTCGAAGGCAACAAGACCCAATTCTTATGGACTTGTTTCTGTTACATCGGAGAAATAt GAGGAGTCTTACATGCAGAAATCTCTGGCTGAAATCTCTCATAGTACTAAACTTAGTGGAGACAGAGATGGGTTCGTCCTGCCACAATTTTATGAAATTGAAAAAGATTTTAATTCTGCTACTGCCACAGCTGGGATTTCTCCAGATGGGGATGTTAATAGTACTAGTTCAGAGCTAGAAACTCCGAAAGCGTTTATTACTTTAGAGAAGGGTGAATATGAGCAAGAGATCAGCCACCTTCAAAATATGGTTATAATTCTTAGAGAGAGGGAGAGGAATCTTGAAGTCCAGTTGCTCGAGTATTATGGCCTTAAAGAGCAGGAGACCACAGTCATGGAGCTCCAAAATCGACTAAAGATAAACAACATGGAGGCTAAGCTTTTTAATCTTAAGATTGAGTCTTTACTGGCAGAGAACCAAAGACTAGAGGCGCAGGTGGCTGGTCAAGCTAAAGTAATGGCAGAACTTGAGGCTGCAAGAGCAAAAATCAAGCTGCTCAAGAAGAAACTCAGATATGAAGCTGAACAGAATAGGGAACAGATCTTAAAACTTCAGCGAAGTGTTGCGAAGATGCAAGACGAGGAATACAAGACTTTTTCGAGTAATACAGATGCTGAATTGCACCTGAAAAGGCTGAAGGATTTGGAGGATGAAGCTGAAGAGCTGAGGAAATCTAATTTGGCATTGCGGCTAGAAAATTCTGAACTGGCTCGGAGGTTGGAGTCTACTCAGATCATTGCAAACTCTGTTCTGGAAGATCCTGAG ACCGATGCATTGAAAGAAGAGAGTGAGCGATTGAGACAAGGAAACAAAGAATTGCAGCAGGAAATTGAGCAACTTAAAGCAGATAGGTGTACTGATATTGAAGAGTTAGTTTACCTCCGATGGATTAATGCTTGTTTAAGATACGAGCTGCGAAATTATCAGCCTACAGCTGGTAAAACCGGGGCTAAGGACCTCAGCAGAACATTAAGTCCAAAATCTGAGGAGAAAGCCAAGCAGCTAATATTGGACTATGCAAATACTGAGGGGATAGGGGAAAAGACTATCAACCTTATGGATTTTGATTCTGACCAATGGTCATCCTCCCAGGCTTCCTTTACAGACTCCATTGAGCTAGATGAATCGTCTTTCGATAACACAGCTGCAGCCAAAACCAACTTTTCTAAGAAGAAGAAATTTTTCACCAAGCTCAGGAAACTTGTGATGGGGAAAGACAGTAGCCATCATAATAACCACGTTTCGTCAGCAGATAAATTTGAGTCTGTAGAAGAGAGCGATTCAAATGCATTAACAAGAGCTTATGGAGCTGTGGAGAACAATAACAGATATAGAACTCCGACTCCCAATTTATCCAGACATTCTTTGGATTTGCACAAATTAAAAAGTCAGAAGAAAGAACAAGATGTGGATATAGAAAGGGTGCAGAGAAAGAGTGATGGGGGGTCTTCTTATGTGTACAAGAGCTTTCTTTTGGGTGGGGAAGTTGATTTAGATTTAACAGCCAGAGATCAAACTGACAAGCACTCAGATAATTCCACTGATAAATCTGAGTTGGTGAAATATGCAGAAGCTTTGAAGAGGGCTCGTTATGGAACTCGCAAGTCACATCGAAGATCATCATCTTATAGTTCTTTATGA
- the LOC133794382 gene encoding uncharacterized protein LOC133794382, whose product MVAEVAAPSRTRRPPETTVLPVPEANLHKMSLYVGDLHPSVEETDLIETFRFMGPLASVRLCRDFFTGKSLCYAYINFFSHSHASKALDCLNHTELKGKPIRIMWSQRDPLPRKTGVGNIFVKNLDRSITSAELQEMFRKYGNILSCKVAEANGESKGFGFVQFDSEDSAMAAVGALHNSKIEGKKLYVTKFVKRTERTAANEEETSFTNLFVKNLDIDISVDCLRNKFSQFGKVYSLVILKDYEGNSRGMGFVKFVSPEDAKNAVERLNGSLLGSKHMFVERARKKATTGELFKTGHNMFNCQFDKPSNLYVTNLDIHVDDNKLRNHFSCCGNITSVRVMRDKNGISKGFGFVRFSTHKEAKNALKTLDGTVLEQKSLRVTFAWQKEYHRKETKLYYPQPSSKDLDIPNWDNASCSFTFGQYNLGPSSSLHSPLPYQPFEYFNFGHNVGHEQYPWLLQNYLQQFSTCVPTRQMQRQGNQNFRPSQSCVLTDI is encoded by the exons ATGGTGGCAGAAGTGGCTGCTCCGTCTAGAACACGACGACCACCTGAAACAACTGTACTTCCAGTTCCAGAGGCTAATCTTCACAAGATGTCGTTGTATGTGGGTGACCTGCACCCAAGTGTCGAAGAAACTGACCTCATCGAAACGTTTCGTTTCATGGGTCCCCTTGCCTCCGTTCGCCTCTGCCGAGACTTTTTCACCGGAAAATCCCTTTGTTATGCCTACATCAACTTCTTTTCTCACTCCCATG CATCTAAAGCTCTAGACTGTCTGAATCACACTGAACTAAAGGGTAAGCCCATaagaataatgtggtctcaaagaGATCCTCTTCCGAGAAAAACTGGTGTTGGCAATATCTTCGTGAAGAATCTCGACCGTTCGATTACCAGTGCTGAATTGCAGGAAATGTTTCGCAAATATGGGAATATACTTTCTTGCAAGGTTGCTGAAGCAAATGGTGAAAGCAAGGGTTTCGGGTTTGTCCAGTTTGATTCGGAGGACTCTGCCATGGCTGCTGTTGGTGCTCTCCATAATTCAAAGATCGAAGGGAAAAAGTT ATATGTGACAAAATTTGTCAAGAGAACTGAGAGGACAGCAGCCAATGAAGAAGAAACATCATTTACAAATCTGTTTGTGAAAAATCTTGATATAGATATCAGTGTGGATTGTCTTCGAAACAAATTCTCACAGTTTGGAAAGGTTTATAGTCTAGTCATACTGAAGGATTACGAGGGTAACTCAAGGGGTATGGGTTTTGTAAAATTTGTGTCCCCGGAAGACGCTAAGAACGCTGTTGAGAGGTTGAACGGTTCACTGTTAG GATCAAAGCACATGTTCGTGGAAAGGGCTCGTAAGAAAGCTACGACGGGGGAACTTTTCAAAACTGGACACAATATGTTCAACTGCCAGTTTGATAAGCCTTCAAATTTGTATGTTACGAACCTAGACATACATGTGGACGACAACAAACTACGAAACCATTTTAGTTGCTGCGGAAATATAACATCTGTTCGAGTGATGCGAGATAAGAATGGCATCAGCAAAGGATTTGGTTTTGTTCGTTTCTCTACTCATAAAGAAGCCAAGAATGCTCTCAAAACACTTGACG GAACTGTTCTAGAACAAAAATCTTTGCGTGTGACCTTCGCTTGGCAGAAAGAATATCACCGCAAGGAAACTAAACTCTACTACCCTCAGCCATCTTCAAAAGATTTGGATATTCCAAACTGGGATAATGCTTCTTGTTCATTCACTTTTGGCCAATACAACTTGGGTCCTTCCTCCTCTTTACACTCTCCACTTCCATACCAGCCATTTGAGTATTTCAATTTTGGCCATAATGTTGGTCATGAACAGTATCCATGGCTTTTACAGAATTACCTGCAACAGTTCTCCACATGT GTGCCAACAAGGCAAATGCAGCGGCAGGGTAATCAGAATTTCCGACCCAGT CAATCTTGTGTTCTTACCGATATATGA